Proteins encoded within one genomic window of Kibdelosporangium phytohabitans:
- a CDS encoding carbohydrate ABC transporter permease, giving the protein MTVSRAERVGTYLVLGVFTIFALYPMLSIIFTALRPEVAGRGGIHWENFGRAWSEARFGSYLFSSLIVSVSVVAITVVLSVLAAYAFGTMSFRGRDALFYLLLLGLTVPSEAVVVPLYYDLRDLGLTDTYASLILPQVAQSVAFGAFWMRTYFRSTSRSVVEAARLDGAGHWQTLWRVLVPMGRPALVTLIVLVFMWTWNEFLLARVMITGEALRTAPLGLQFFSGRSDTSVPLLAAASVLVALPVVVVYLFLQRHFIRGMVDGAVKG; this is encoded by the coding sequence GTGACTGTCTCCCGGGCCGAACGCGTCGGCACCTATCTCGTTCTCGGCGTCTTCACCATTTTCGCGTTGTACCCCATGCTGTCCATCATCTTCACCGCGCTGCGGCCGGAGGTGGCCGGGCGCGGCGGGATCCACTGGGAGAACTTCGGCAGAGCGTGGAGCGAGGCCAGGTTCGGCAGCTACTTGTTCTCCAGCCTGATCGTCAGTGTCAGCGTCGTCGCGATCACTGTCGTGTTGTCGGTCCTGGCCGCGTACGCCTTCGGCACCATGAGTTTCCGCGGCCGGGACGCGTTGTTCTACCTGCTGTTGCTCGGGTTGACCGTGCCGAGTGAGGCCGTGGTCGTCCCGCTGTACTACGACCTGCGTGACCTCGGCCTGACGGACACGTACGCCTCGCTGATCCTGCCGCAGGTCGCGCAGTCCGTGGCGTTCGGTGCGTTCTGGATGCGGACGTACTTCCGGTCCACCTCGCGGAGCGTGGTCGAGGCCGCCCGGCTGGACGGCGCCGGGCACTGGCAGACGCTCTGGCGCGTGCTCGTGCCCATGGGCCGCCCGGCGCTGGTCACGTTGATCGTGCTGGTGTTCATGTGGACCTGGAACGAGTTCCTGCTGGCCAGGGTGATGATCACCGGTGAGGCGTTACGCACCGCGCCGCTCGGCCTGCAGTTCTTCTCGGGCAGATCGGACACGAGCGTGCCGCTGCTGGCGGCCGCGTCGGTACTGGTCGCGCTGCCCGTGGTGGTGGTTTACCTGTTCCTGCAACGACATTTCATCCGCGGCATGGTCGATGGCGCGGTCAAGGGCTAG
- a CDS encoding transposase produces MPTPRPWCRSWTTTGTHGITSRYEASAPGEAFALAQRLEVHHTPEHGSWLNTAEIELSVLSQQCLDRRISDRDALNTEITTRRHSLNTEQRQVRSR; encoded by the coding sequence ATCCCGACGCCGAGACCGTGGTGCCGGTCATGGACAACCACAGGCACCCACGGCATCACCTCGCGCTACGAAGCCTCCGCACCCGGCGAGGCCTTCGCCCTGGCCCAGCGCCTGGAAGTCCATCACACCCCCGAACACGGGTCCTGGCTCAACACCGCCGAGATCGAGTTATCCGTGCTATCACAGCAATGCCTCGACCGCCGCATCAGCGACCGCGACGCCCTCAACACCGAAATCACCACCAGGCGGCACTCCCTCAACACCGAGCAACGCCAGGTCCGCTCCCGATAG
- a CDS encoding carbohydrate kinase family protein yields the protein MSDERAAGGPELDILLSGTVFLDIIFTGLDHLPQPGTEVWATGLGSSPGGIANLAVALSRLQLRTGLAAAFGEDAYGDFCWDVLASQEGVDLTHSRRFYGWHSPLTVSMAIERDRAMVTHGHPSPVSADELLDPPPATKACFVHVDLHSDQWVKKSKQQGALLFADVGWDPTERWEPSMLRQLLDGYDVFLPNSVEAISYTKSDDVKAAARALAEIVPVVVVTRGGSGAYAIDAATGEEAEVNGLNVAALDPTGAGDVFGAGFVVGTLAGWPLTDRVHFANLCAALSVQHFGGSQSAPGWGDIAAWWRLVGRRDERELRGYTFLNDLLPSHADTQVRRASATIGLRGIS from the coding sequence GTGTCGGACGAGCGGGCCGCTGGGGGCCCTGAGCTGGACATTCTCCTGTCGGGAACGGTGTTCTTGGACATCATCTTCACCGGACTCGACCACCTGCCCCAGCCGGGTACGGAGGTGTGGGCGACCGGGCTGGGATCCAGTCCCGGCGGGATCGCCAACCTGGCGGTCGCGCTGAGCAGGCTGCAGTTGCGGACCGGGCTGGCCGCGGCGTTCGGCGAGGACGCGTACGGCGACTTCTGCTGGGACGTCCTCGCCTCGCAGGAAGGGGTGGATCTCACCCATTCACGGCGGTTCTACGGCTGGCACTCGCCGTTGACCGTCTCCATGGCCATCGAGCGGGACCGTGCCATGGTCACCCACGGCCACCCCTCGCCGGTCAGCGCGGACGAACTGCTGGACCCGCCGCCCGCGACCAAGGCGTGTTTCGTGCACGTGGACCTGCACTCCGACCAGTGGGTGAAGAAGTCCAAGCAACAGGGCGCCCTGCTGTTCGCCGACGTCGGCTGGGACCCGACCGAACGCTGGGAACCGTCCATGCTCCGGCAGCTGCTGGACGGCTACGACGTGTTCCTGCCCAACAGCGTCGAAGCGATCAGCTACACCAAGTCCGACGACGTGAAAGCCGCGGCGAGGGCGCTCGCGGAGATCGTCCCGGTCGTGGTGGTCACCAGAGGCGGCAGCGGCGCGTACGCGATCGACGCGGCCACAGGTGAGGAAGCCGAGGTCAACGGGCTGAACGTGGCCGCGCTCGACCCCACCGGCGCCGGTGACGTGTTCGGCGCCGGGTTCGTGGTCGGCACGCTCGCCGGTTGGCCGTTGACCGATCGGGTGCATTTCGCAAACCTCTGCGCGGCGTTGTCCGTGCAACACTTCGGGGGCTCGCAGTCCGCGCCGGGCTGGGGTGACATCGCGGCGTGGTGGCGCCTGGTCGGCCGCCGGGACGAGCGTGAGCTGCGTGGTTACACGTTCCTCAACGACCTGCTGCCCAGTCACGCCGACACCCAGGTCCGCCGAGCGAGCGCGACCATCGGATTGCGAGGGATCTCGTGA
- a CDS encoding GNAT family N-acetyltransferase gives MIIRERTADDVDACVKAVAEVHAADRYPTNWPAEPAGWLNPDGLVGSWVAESDGVVLGHVALQQGHGPCAVPAVLDAAGVEPARLAAVARLFVVPAARRQGVAAALMDAVGEEAAQRGLRLVLDTVGHAPAALAFYERTGWRRVLSQTASWTRPGGGEVTMHYYLGPDRVETATR, from the coding sequence GTGATCATTCGGGAACGCACTGCTGACGACGTCGACGCGTGCGTCAAGGCGGTGGCGGAAGTACACGCGGCCGATCGGTATCCCACGAACTGGCCGGCCGAACCGGCCGGGTGGCTGAACCCGGACGGTCTGGTCGGCAGCTGGGTCGCCGAGTCCGACGGCGTGGTCCTCGGACATGTGGCCCTGCAGCAAGGGCATGGGCCGTGCGCTGTCCCGGCGGTCCTCGATGCCGCGGGCGTCGAGCCTGCCCGGCTCGCGGCCGTGGCCAGGCTGTTCGTCGTTCCGGCCGCACGCCGTCAGGGGGTGGCCGCCGCGTTGATGGACGCTGTCGGCGAGGAGGCAGCGCAGCGAGGGCTTCGCCTCGTCCTGGACACTGTGGGCCATGCCCCGGCCGCGTTGGCGTTCTACGAGCGGACCGGGTGGCGGCGTGTTCTCAGCCAGACCGCTTCGTGGACGCGGCCGGGCGGTGGCGAGGTCACCATGCACTACTACCTCGGCCCCGACCGCGTCGAAACCGCCACCCGCTGA
- a CDS encoding sugar-binding protein produces MHAAQPGGGRDRAELDVLFIGAHPDDEAFTLATLGQFKVRSGVVTVTRGEGGGNAVGPEEGPALGRIREAEERRAVGKAGITDVYNLDKADFYYTVSSPLTQQAWGHEDTLGKVVRVIRQTKPKVVITMDPAPTPGNHGNHQYAARLAIEAYEKAADSAAFRDQGLRPWAVSRLFTGGFDGESTKGPGCVRDFAPAEPTDRVWGAWGGEPAYDGKTWAQIERAAQREYASQGWAGFGDVPTDPAKIGCDYFTQVASRVPYRLDAHGARGMLEGAVVPGELPLGTKLSAKPARHEVTAGSAVKINVTSSVRGRTTLTPPPGWTVNGDTVKVPANAQPGKARIGVRVANGGKSGFTEALVEVVPVLSAAQQPLPQVAQYQQWAREIGHPELAGLVPPVLTLPSGGSRDIDVTIRNNGDVARDGAVSLTMPAGFEAGPEQRFPSVAPGASTVARFTVRNTDAALPTGMRGGDYRYTINVPGGTARPALELVPATTISQAGGSPVVDGIAGTGEYPGPEIDISSRWEGDECTSAADCSATARLSWRDDTLYGLVTVTDDVLGTKLATADCKRHWRTDSVELTIDPRGRSENTSTTYKLAVLPATAEGPPCALRDADNKQGGAPGVKVASKLTGTGYVVEFAVPLAEVPGAIDPASAAVNVLVYDSDTQDKSGQTRIGWSTWGGVQGDPYRWGRAKLDGYTPPAGRPIDPPAPVLPLEALLSVDSPESLAQSVRLGLAPGAAPAAKPIRIVHGFLLSAEKGTAYIYANGQRHVRQVAPGLTKLPQGQLLLGFITPKGATAAAESR; encoded by the coding sequence GTGCATGCCGCCCAACCAGGCGGCGGACGAGACCGTGCCGAGCTGGACGTGCTGTTCATCGGCGCCCACCCGGACGACGAAGCTTTCACGCTGGCCACGCTCGGCCAGTTCAAGGTGCGCTCCGGCGTCGTCACCGTGACCCGTGGCGAAGGCGGCGGGAACGCCGTCGGCCCGGAGGAAGGACCGGCGCTCGGCCGCATCCGCGAGGCCGAGGAGCGGCGCGCGGTCGGCAAGGCCGGGATCACCGACGTCTACAACCTCGACAAGGCGGACTTCTACTACACGGTGTCCTCGCCGCTGACCCAGCAGGCGTGGGGTCATGAGGACACGCTCGGCAAGGTCGTCCGGGTGATCCGCCAGACCAAGCCGAAGGTCGTGATCACCATGGACCCGGCGCCGACGCCGGGCAACCACGGCAACCACCAGTACGCCGCGCGGCTCGCGATCGAGGCGTACGAGAAGGCCGCGGACTCGGCGGCGTTCCGCGACCAGGGGCTGCGGCCGTGGGCGGTGTCCCGGCTGTTCACCGGCGGGTTCGACGGCGAGTCGACCAAGGGACCGGGCTGCGTGCGTGACTTCGCCCCGGCGGAGCCGACTGACCGCGTCTGGGGCGCGTGGGGCGGCGAACCGGCGTACGACGGCAAGACGTGGGCCCAGATCGAGCGGGCCGCGCAGCGCGAGTACGCCAGCCAGGGCTGGGCCGGGTTCGGTGACGTGCCAACGGATCCCGCGAAGATCGGCTGTGACTACTTCACCCAGGTGGCCAGCCGGGTGCCGTACCGCCTGGACGCCCACGGCGCTCGCGGCATGCTCGAAGGCGCGGTCGTGCCCGGCGAACTGCCGTTGGGCACGAAGCTGTCCGCGAAGCCCGCGCGCCACGAGGTGACCGCGGGCTCGGCGGTGAAGATCAACGTGACGTCGTCGGTTCGTGGCCGGACCACGCTGACCCCGCCGCCCGGGTGGACTGTCAACGGCGACACCGTCAAGGTGCCCGCCAACGCACAGCCGGGCAAGGCGCGCATCGGCGTACGTGTTGCCAACGGTGGAAAATCGGGCTTCACGGAGGCGCTGGTCGAGGTCGTCCCGGTGCTCAGCGCCGCGCAGCAACCCCTGCCGCAGGTCGCGCAGTACCAGCAATGGGCGCGCGAGATCGGGCATCCGGAACTGGCCGGTCTGGTCCCGCCGGTGCTGACGTTGCCGTCCGGCGGCAGCCGTGACATCGACGTGACGATCCGCAACAACGGCGACGTGGCGCGCGACGGCGCTGTGTCGCTGACGATGCCCGCCGGGTTCGAGGCCGGTCCTGAGCAGCGCTTCCCCAGCGTTGCTCCAGGCGCGAGCACGGTCGCCCGGTTCACGGTCCGCAACACGGACGCTGCCTTGCCGACAGGGATGCGCGGTGGCGACTACCGGTACACCATCAACGTTCCCGGCGGTACAGCGCGCCCGGCGCTCGAACTCGTACCGGCGACGACGATTTCCCAGGCCGGTGGTTCTCCTGTGGTGGACGGGATTGCCGGGACAGGGGAGTACCCAGGGCCGGAAATCGACATCTCGTCGCGGTGGGAAGGCGACGAATGCACCTCGGCCGCCGACTGTTCGGCGACCGCGCGGCTGTCCTGGCGGGACGACACGCTGTACGGACTGGTCACGGTGACCGACGACGTGCTCGGCACGAAGCTGGCCACAGCGGACTGCAAGCGGCACTGGCGTACCGACTCGGTCGAGCTGACCATCGACCCACGTGGACGCTCGGAGAACACGTCGACCACGTACAAACTCGCCGTCCTGCCCGCGACAGCGGAAGGGCCGCCGTGCGCGTTGCGGGACGCGGACAACAAGCAGGGCGGTGCACCCGGCGTCAAGGTGGCTTCGAAGCTCACCGGCACGGGGTATGTCGTGGAGTTCGCCGTCCCGCTCGCCGAGGTGCCGGGCGCGATCGATCCGGCGTCCGCCGCGGTGAACGTCCTGGTGTACGACTCGGACACGCAGGACAAGAGCGGCCAGACGCGGATCGGCTGGTCCACTTGGGGCGGAGTGCAGGGCGACCCGTACCGATGGGGACGGGCCAAGCTGGACGGCTACACCCCGCCAGCGGGCCGTCCGATCGATCCGCCCGCGCCCGTCCTGCCGCTGGAAGCACTGCTCTCAGTGGACTCGCCGGAGTCGCTCGCGCAGTCCGTGCGCCTCGGCCTCGCACCAGGTGCGGCCCCTGCCGCGAAACCGATCCGCATCGTCCACGGTTTCCTGCTGAGCGCGGAGAAGGGAACCGCGTACATCTACGCGAACGGGCAACGACATGTTCGCCAAGTCGCTCCAGGACTGACCAAACTGCCCCAAGGCCAACTTTTGTTGGGGTTCATCACACCAAAAGGAGCAACAGCAGCGGCTGAATCACGCTAA
- a CDS encoding extracellular solute-binding protein — MRKLPVIVAAAALVLAACAPGADNKPAQQPAGQVRKDVGALGDVTLTIWDQETRPAQESQIKALNAQFQSKYPNIKINRVGRSFDDLRSTIKLGLTANDAPDIAQVNNGKQDMGAFVKAGLLRPVDPYAEAYQWNQRFPEFVRKLASYPDSGDSLGDGKLYGVAQTGELVGIWYNKSKLSQLGLQPPKTWDEFDAALAKAKTAGQLPLQVGNLEKSAGPLLYALAMHRFGNPADETKLATGRVDANWKTEPNRQAAQQVADWVDKGYLTPGFAGLKGDDATEKFGKGEGLFHVNGTWSLATLKEALADNVGFILPPGGTVTGGTGLPWAISSKSKNPDAAAAYLDFITSPDAMRTVASSGNLPVIKAGDQVGAGPERDVLDKWQEASASQKLVPYLDYATPNAYEVVSNSVEQFMAKQLDVEAFLGKLQADLESSRGGR; from the coding sequence GTGAGGAAACTGCCGGTAATCGTGGCCGCGGCGGCACTGGTGCTCGCCGCGTGTGCGCCCGGAGCGGACAACAAACCCGCGCAACAGCCCGCCGGGCAGGTGCGCAAGGACGTCGGCGCGCTCGGCGACGTGACGCTGACCATCTGGGACCAGGAGACGCGCCCGGCGCAGGAATCCCAGATCAAGGCGTTGAACGCGCAGTTCCAGTCCAAGTACCCGAACATCAAGATCAACCGGGTCGGGCGTTCCTTCGACGACCTGCGCAGCACGATCAAGCTCGGTCTGACCGCCAACGACGCGCCGGACATCGCGCAGGTCAACAACGGCAAGCAGGACATGGGCGCGTTCGTCAAAGCCGGCCTGCTGCGGCCGGTGGACCCGTATGCCGAGGCGTACCAGTGGAACCAGCGGTTCCCCGAGTTCGTCCGCAAGCTCGCCAGTTACCCCGACAGCGGCGACAGCCTCGGCGACGGCAAGCTGTACGGCGTTGCGCAGACCGGTGAGCTGGTCGGCATCTGGTACAACAAGTCCAAGCTGAGCCAGCTCGGCCTGCAGCCGCCCAAGACGTGGGACGAGTTCGACGCGGCGCTGGCCAAGGCCAAGACCGCGGGCCAGTTGCCGCTGCAGGTCGGCAACCTGGAGAAGAGCGCGGGCCCGTTGCTGTACGCGCTGGCCATGCACCGGTTCGGCAATCCGGCCGACGAGACCAAGCTGGCCACCGGCCGCGTGGACGCGAACTGGAAGACCGAGCCGAACCGGCAGGCCGCCCAGCAGGTCGCCGACTGGGTCGACAAGGGCTACCTGACCCCGGGTTTCGCGGGCCTGAAAGGAGACGACGCCACCGAGAAGTTCGGCAAGGGCGAAGGCCTCTTCCACGTCAACGGCACGTGGAGCCTGGCGACGCTCAAGGAGGCGCTGGCCGACAACGTCGGCTTCATCCTGCCGCCCGGTGGCACGGTGACCGGCGGGACCGGGCTGCCGTGGGCGATCAGCTCGAAGTCGAAGAACCCGGACGCGGCTGCCGCGTACCTCGACTTCATCACCAGCCCCGATGCGATGCGGACCGTCGCTTCCAGCGGCAACCTGCCGGTGATCAAGGCGGGTGACCAGGTCGGCGCGGGCCCGGAACGGGACGTGCTCGACAAGTGGCAGGAGGCGTCCGCCTCCCAGAAGCTCGTGCCGTACCTGGACTACGCGACGCCCAACGCGTACGAGGTGGTCAGCAACTCGGTCGAGCAGTTCATGGCCAAGCAACTGGACGTGGAGGCGTTCCTCGGCAAACTCCAGGCGGACCTGGAGTCGAGCCGTGGCGGTCGGTGA
- a CDS encoding DeoR/GlpR family DNA-binding transcription regulator: protein MLPQRRHAEILRCLTQEGSASVTALCAQLATSAATIRRDLIWLEREGVLTRVHGGAVLAPSQEERPFDRVAREDGGVKDEVAKAAATLVRDGESILLDIGTTTHRLAAHLRGRDITVLTSNLAVYEELADDHAVELILLGGVVRRNYRSMVGFLTEDALRQVRADRVFLGAAGVRDDGSVMDDTVVEVPLKRAMLAAADQVVLLADRGKFPGGGLARICGAEEIDVLVTNADTAGAGLSAVREAGVEVIEG, encoded by the coding sequence GTGCTCCCGCAGCGGCGCCACGCCGAAATCCTGCGCTGCCTCACCCAGGAGGGGTCGGCGTCGGTCACTGCGCTGTGCGCCCAGCTGGCCACGAGCGCGGCCACCATCCGCCGCGACTTGATCTGGCTGGAGCGCGAAGGAGTTCTCACGAGAGTGCACGGCGGCGCCGTGCTCGCGCCGTCACAGGAGGAACGACCGTTCGACCGCGTGGCCCGCGAGGACGGCGGCGTGAAGGACGAGGTTGCCAAGGCCGCGGCAACGCTTGTGCGTGACGGGGAGTCCATCCTGCTGGACATCGGCACGACCACGCACAGACTGGCCGCGCACCTGCGCGGGCGTGACATCACCGTGCTGACAAGCAACCTCGCGGTGTACGAGGAACTGGCGGACGACCACGCGGTCGAGCTGATCCTGCTCGGCGGGGTCGTGCGACGCAATTACCGTTCCATGGTCGGGTTTCTGACCGAGGACGCGTTACGCCAGGTCCGGGCGGACCGCGTGTTCCTCGGCGCGGCAGGTGTTCGTGACGACGGTTCGGTCATGGACGACACCGTCGTGGAAGTGCCGTTGAAACGGGCCATGCTCGCCGCGGCCGACCAGGTGGTCCTGCTCGCCGACCGGGGCAAGTTCCCCGGCGGCGGCCTGGCCCGGATCTGCGGCGCGGAGGAGATCGACGTGCTGGTGACCAACGCGGACACGGCCGGTGCCGGCCTGTCCGCCGTGCGTGAGGCGGGTGTGGAGGTGATCGAGGGATGA
- a CDS encoding carbohydrate ABC transporter permease — translation MAVGEPRRVGYLYALPALLVYAAFLLFPLLHSGWLSLFKWDGLSLGTFTGFSNYGDMFAEEGALAAFGHVAVLILFFSVVPVCIGLVLATALHRVRVRGLPFFRTVLFLPQVIAMVVVAVAWQRIFAPDGALNFVLGTEGKAWLGDSSTALLAVGIVGTWVQTGLAMVLFLGGIGKVSADLFDAARLDGAGPAGEFRSVILPALRGEIGVALTLTVIAALRTFDLVYMMTPLGGPGGSTTVPAYEIYQRAFHTGQVGSAAAIGVVITVLAFLVTYVITRVTGRERG, via the coding sequence GTGGCGGTCGGTGAACCGAGGCGGGTGGGGTACCTCTACGCCCTGCCCGCACTGCTCGTCTACGCGGCGTTCCTGCTGTTCCCGCTGCTGCACAGCGGATGGCTGTCACTGTTCAAGTGGGACGGTCTGTCGCTGGGGACGTTCACGGGTTTCTCCAACTACGGCGACATGTTCGCCGAGGAGGGCGCGCTGGCGGCGTTCGGGCACGTCGCCGTGCTCATCTTGTTCTTCTCGGTCGTTCCTGTCTGCATAGGACTCGTACTCGCGACTGCGCTCCATAGGGTTCGTGTACGCGGGTTGCCGTTCTTCCGGACCGTGCTGTTCCTGCCGCAGGTGATCGCTATGGTCGTGGTCGCCGTGGCCTGGCAAAGGATCTTCGCGCCGGACGGTGCGTTGAATTTCGTCCTTGGCACAGAAGGGAAAGCCTGGCTCGGCGACTCCTCGACGGCCCTGCTGGCGGTCGGGATTGTCGGTACCTGGGTGCAGACTGGGCTCGCGATGGTTTTGTTCCTCGGCGGGATCGGGAAGGTCTCGGCCGACCTGTTCGACGCCGCCCGGCTGGACGGCGCCGGACCGGCGGGCGAGTTCCGTTCGGTGATCCTGCCCGCGTTGCGAGGGGAGATCGGTGTGGCGCTGACGCTGACCGTGATCGCCGCCCTGCGCACGTTCGACCTGGTCTACATGATGACCCCGTTGGGCGGCCCTGGCGGCTCGACCACGGTGCCCGCGTACGAGATCTACCAGCGCGCGTTCCACACCGGACAGGTCGGCTCGGCGGCGGCGATCGGCGTGGTCATCACCGTGCTCGCCTTCCTCGTGACGTACGTGATCACGCGGGTCACAGGGAGGGAGCGGGGATGA
- a CDS encoding LysR substrate-binding domain-containing protein — protein sequence MTPDLESLRLLVLVGELGSIGRAATKLGIAQPSASKRLASLERKLGLALVDRTRRGSALTPDGRVVTDWARRVLDELNVLVAGAEALRSRRAAELRVAASLTVAEHLAPGWIGELRRARTDLYVGLVVTNSSLVCDLVRSGEVDLGFVESPTVPAELSARRVSTDRLAVVVPPNHAWARRRKALTAADLAATPLVVRERGSGTRETLERALRKAKVGDLIPVAELGSTTAVRSAVVDGAGPAVLSVLAVDADLSEGRLIEVTVDGLDLRRQLRAVWPGGRRLLGSAAELLAVALRASGFDRDG from the coding sequence ATGACTCCGGATCTGGAGTCGTTGCGTCTGCTTGTCCTGGTCGGTGAACTGGGCAGCATCGGCAGGGCAGCGACCAAGTTGGGCATCGCGCAGCCGTCTGCCAGCAAGCGGTTGGCGAGCCTTGAGCGCAAGCTGGGGCTGGCGCTCGTCGACCGGACGCGCCGGGGTTCCGCGCTCACGCCCGACGGCCGCGTTGTCACCGACTGGGCCAGGCGGGTTCTCGACGAGTTGAACGTGCTGGTCGCCGGGGCTGAGGCGTTGCGGTCGCGGCGGGCCGCCGAGTTGCGGGTCGCGGCCAGTCTCACTGTCGCCGAGCACCTCGCGCCGGGGTGGATCGGGGAGTTGCGGCGGGCGCGGACTGACCTCTACGTCGGTCTTGTCGTCACCAACTCCAGCCTCGTCTGCGATCTTGTCCGGAGCGGGGAGGTGGATCTCGGTTTCGTCGAGTCGCCGACCGTTCCCGCCGAGTTGTCCGCCCGGCGGGTTTCCACCGACCGGCTCGCGGTCGTCGTGCCGCCCAACCACGCTTGGGCGCGGCGGCGGAAGGCGTTGACGGCCGCTGATCTTGCCGCGACGCCGCTTGTCGTGCGGGAACGTGGTTCCGGCACGCGGGAGACGTTGGAGCGCGCCCTGCGCAAGGCCAAGGTCGGTGACCTCATCCCAGTCGCTGAGCTTGGGTCGACCACCGCTGTGCGCAGTGCGGTTGTCGATGGCGCCGGGCCCGCTGTGCTCAGCGTCCTCGCCGTTGACGCCGACCTGTCCGAGGGGCGGTTGATCGAGGTCACCGTCGACGGCCTTGACCTGCGCCGTCAGCTCAGGGCTGTCTGGCCTGGTGGACGGCGGTTGCTCGGGTCCGCTGCCGAACTGCTCGCGGTCGCCCTGCGTGCGTCAGGGTTCGACCGCGATGGCTGA
- a CDS encoding 6-phospho-beta-glucosidase, which produces MKLVILGGGGFRVPLVHQSLLADPDRLVDEIVLQDVMVQRLTAIGAVLDQQAQGASWRPRIRMTTSLADALSGADVVFSAIRVGGLGGRSLDERVPLKHSLIGQETVGPGGICYALRTVPVALDIARQVERHAPDAWLINFTNPAGIVTEAMSAVLGDRVIGICDSPVGLCRRVAGALGVSEQDATFDYIGLNHLGWLRRVLVNGRDRLPGLFDDEAALTSFEEGKLFGAQWLRTLRSVPNEYLHYYYFARETLDQLRTQETTRGEFLSDQQKSFYERIGNDPQAALQTWMQTRSERENTYLAEGRAIAGMAERAACDMDGGGYEQVALRLMNSITRNRPDQLILNVRNRGVVAGLDNSVVEVPCFVDGNGPRPVATGPVDPHSLGLMLQVKACEQAVIRAARTQNRSDALFAMATHPLVDSVAAATATLDGYVAAFPELSAFRAP; this is translated from the coding sequence ATGAAGCTGGTGATCCTCGGCGGTGGCGGGTTCCGCGTGCCGCTGGTGCACCAGAGCCTGCTGGCCGACCCCGACCGGCTGGTCGACGAGATCGTCCTGCAGGACGTGATGGTGCAGCGGCTGACCGCGATCGGTGCCGTGCTCGACCAGCAGGCGCAGGGCGCGTCGTGGCGGCCGCGGATCCGGATGACGACGTCGCTGGCGGACGCGTTGTCCGGTGCGGACGTGGTGTTCTCGGCGATCCGCGTCGGCGGTCTCGGCGGGCGCAGCCTGGACGAGCGGGTGCCGTTGAAGCACAGCCTGATCGGTCAGGAAACCGTGGGGCCGGGCGGGATCTGCTACGCGCTGCGGACCGTGCCGGTCGCGCTGGACATCGCCAGGCAGGTCGAACGGCACGCGCCGGACGCGTGGCTGATCAACTTCACCAACCCGGCCGGGATCGTCACCGAGGCGATGTCGGCGGTGCTCGGCGACCGGGTGATCGGCATCTGCGACTCGCCAGTCGGCCTGTGCCGCAGGGTGGCCGGCGCCCTCGGCGTGTCCGAACAGGACGCGACATTCGACTACATCGGACTCAACCACCTCGGCTGGCTGCGCCGGGTGCTGGTGAACGGACGAGACCGGCTGCCCGGACTGTTCGACGACGAGGCCGCGCTGACCTCGTTCGAAGAAGGCAAGCTGTTCGGCGCGCAGTGGTTGCGGACGTTGCGCTCGGTGCCCAACGAGTACCTGCACTACTACTACTTCGCGCGGGAGACGCTCGACCAGTTGCGCACGCAGGAGACGACGCGCGGCGAGTTCCTCTCCGACCAGCAGAAGTCGTTCTACGAACGGATCGGCAACGATCCGCAGGCGGCGTTGCAGACGTGGATGCAGACCCGCTCGGAGCGGGAGAACACGTATCTCGCCGAAGGCAGGGCGATCGCGGGGATGGCGGAGCGCGCCGCGTGCGACATGGACGGCGGCGGGTACGAGCAGGTGGCGCTGCGGTTGATGAACTCGATCACGCGCAACCGCCCCGACCAGCTGATCCTGAACGTGCGCAACCGCGGAGTCGTTGCGGGACTGGACAATTCCGTGGTGGAGGTGCCGTGCTTCGTGGACGGCAACGGACCCCGGCCGGTCGCGACCGGTCCCGTCGACCCGCACAGCCTCGGCCTGATGCTGCAGGTGAAGGCCTGCGAGCAGGCAGTGATCCGCGCGGCGCGGACGCAGAACCGCTCGGACGCCCTGTTCGCGATGGCCACGCACCCGCTCGTGGACTCGGTGGCCGCCGCGACGGCGACGCTCGACGGCTACGTGGCCGCGTTCCCCGAGCTCAGCGCGTTTCGAGCACCTTGA